Proteins found in one Xenopus laevis strain J_2021 chromosome 1L, Xenopus_laevis_v10.1, whole genome shotgun sequence genomic segment:
- the LOC108712727 gene encoding neurturin, translated as MKVWKRTATVLILLCAVLSLLVYAEVFYRKWTFNFASSFSQSVTRSPLNGQRRFPRGLERKQPMISQYTALFESYTQAEIRELVSTLVERYSQSAHSGDDPKNGARMKRARVRKQPCTLKELEVSVSELGLGYVSDETVLFRYCSGTCEAAVRNYDLSLQSIRGKKKIKKEKVRARPCCRPTEYDDDVSFLDSKNHYHTIKEVSAKDCGCV; from the exons ATGAAGGTATGGAAGAGGACAGCTACTGTTTTGATTCTCCTCTGTGCTGTGTTGTCCCTTTTGGTCTATGCAGAAGTCTTCTACAGGAAATGGACGTTCAATTTTGCTTCCTCCTTCTCGCAGTCGGTCACACGCTCACCTTTAAACGGCCAAAGAAGATTTCCACGGGGTCTGGAACGCAAACAGCCAATGATTTCCCAAT ACACAGCTCTCTTCGAAAGCTACACACAAGCCGAGATTCGGGAGCTAGTTTCTACTTTGGTAGAAAGGTACAGCCAGTCTGCACACTCTGGAGACGACCCAAAAAATGGTGCCAGGATGAAGAGGGCCCGAGTGCGCAAACAACCTTGTACCCTCAAGGAGCTAGAGGTGAGCGTAAGCGAACTGGGCTTGGGCTATGTATCCGACGAAACTGTCCTGTTTCGCTATTGCAGTGGTACCTGCGAAGCAGCTGTACGCAATTACGACCTTTCATTGCAAAGCATACGAGGCAAGAAGAAAATCAAAAAAGAGAAGGTCAGAGCCCGGCCTTGCTGCAGGCCAACAGAGTACGACGATGATGTGTCTTTTCTGGACTCCAAAAACCATTACCATACCATCAAAGAGGTCTCTGCAAAGGACTGTGGttgtgtttga